Below is a genomic region from Actinoallomurus bryophytorum.
TCGGGGAGTACCAGGCCATCCAGTGGCAGATCGCCGACTCCCAGGTGGAGATCGAGGCGACCAAGTGGCTCACCCTGTACGCGGCCTGGCGCGTACAGCAGGGCCTGGACGCCCGGCACGCCTCCTCGATCGCCAAGCTCAACGGTGCCGAGATGGCCAACAAGGTCGTGGACCGCGTCCTGCAGATCCACGGCGGCATGGGCTACACCAAGGAGCTGCCGATCGAGCGCTGGTACCGCGAGCTGCGCCTGCTGCGCATCTACGAGGGCACCGACGAGATCCAGCGCCGTACGATCGCCCGCAACCTCCTGAAGGGTCACGTGCGCCTCGGCGGGATCGGGGAGTGACCCCGGCGCCGGGGGTCCGCGCGCTGTTCAACCCGGCCTCGATCGCCATGGTCGGTGCCACGGACAAGTCGGGCTGGTCGGTGAACACGCTGGCCAACCTGGACCGGCACGGCTTCGACGGGCCGGTCTACCTGGTCAACCCGCGTACCGAGACCGTGCACGGCCGGCGGGCGTACCGGAGCCTGAGCGACCTCCCCGGGCCGGTCGACCTCGCCTATGTCATGGTGCCGACCGCCGTCGTCCTCGACGTGCTGGAGGAGGGCGCGCGGCTCGGCATCCGCAACTACGTGGTGCTGACCGCGGGCTTCGGCGAGACCGGTCCGGAGGGGCGCGAGCTGGAGGGGGAGCTGGCCGACTGCTGCCGGGCGAACGGGCTCACCGTGCTCGGCCCGAACGGCAACGGCTTCATCAACGCCGCCACCTCCGTGACCCCGTACGGCCTGCCGATCCCGCCGCCGCTGCTGTCCGGCTCGGTCGGCGTCGTGCTGCAGAGCGGCGCGCTGGCCAGCTCCGTGCTCGCCTTCAGCCAGGCACGCGGCATCGGCCTCAGCCTGCTCACCTCGATGGGCAACGAGGCCGTCGTCTCGGTCACCGACGTGATCGACCATCTCGTGGACGATCCGGCGACGAAGGTCATCGCGCTCTTCCTGGAGTCGGTCCGGCGGCCGGGAGAGTTCGCCCGTGCGGCACGCAGGGCGCTGGAGGCGGGCAAGCCGATCGTCGCGCTCAAGATCGGCCGGAGCGGGCTCGCCTCGCGTACCGCGCAGGCGCACACTGGAGCGCTCGTCGGCGACGACGCCGTCATCGACGCGGCGTTCGGCCGGCTCGGCGTCGTACGCGTGCGGTCGCTCGAAGATCTGATCATCACGGCGGGACTGCTCGCCTCGTCCGGGCCGCTGCCCGGCCCACGCCTCGGCGTGGTCACCCCGTCCGGCGGCGCCTCGGAGATCATCGCCGACCGGGCCCAGGACGAGGGGCTCGAACTGCCGCCCTTCGCCGAGGAGACCGTCGCACGGCTCACCGAGATCATGCCGGAGTTCGGCAGCGCGGCGAACCCGCTGGACGTGACCGGGTACGTCGTCGTCGACCGGACACTGCTCGGCCGCGCGCTGCGGATCGTGGCCGAGGATCCGGGCATCGACGTCGTCATGCTGCTGTCGGACCTGCCGAGGATCGAGCCGCCCGACCCCGAGCCGGTCTTCCGCCTGTACGAGACCAGCACGCGCCTCATCGGCGAGTCGCCGCGGCCGGTCGTCATCGTCGCCAACGTGCTGACGGACGTCGGCGCGTTCGCGCGCACGCTCCAGGAGCGCACCGGGTACCCGCACGTTGTCGGCGGCATCGAGCACGGGATGTCCGCCATCGGCGCCGCCGTGCGATGGTCGCGGGCGCGAGCCCAGGTGTCACCGCGGCCGGTGCCGGTGGCGCCGGTCGTGACCGGTGAAGGCACGGCCGTGACCGGTACGGGCACGTGGGCCGAGCATCTTGCGGCGGCGTTCCTCGCGGACCACGGTGTGCCGGTGGTGCCGTCCGAGCTCGTGCCGGACGAGGCGGCCGCCGTGGCCGCGGCCGACGGGTTCGGCTATCCGGTCGTGCTGAAGGCCGCCGCCGAGGGGCTGGGCCACAAGAGCGACGTCGGCGGCGTACGGCTGGGCCTCACGTCGGCCGAGGACGTACGCCGGGCGTACCGGGAGATCCGCGCGGCCGCCGGCGGGATCGGCGCGCTGGTCCAGCCGCAGCGGCACGGCGGTGTCGAACTCCTGGTCGGCATCGTGCGCGACCCGAACTGGGGCCTGGTCCTGGCGGTCGGCCTCGGCGGCGTCTGGGTGGAGGTCCTGAAGGACTCCGCCTTGCGGCTGCTGCCGGTCGGCGCCGCCGAGGTACGGGAGGCGCTCGGCGAACTGCGCGGAGCCGGACTGCTCCAGGGCGCCCGCGGCACCGAACCCGCCGACCTGGACGCGGTGGCCGAGACCGTCGCCCGCGTCTGCGCCCTGGCCGATGGCCTGGGCGACGACCTGGAGTCCCTGGAGATCAACCCGCTCCTGGTACGCGGCTCACGGATCGAGGCCCTGGACGCGCTGATCACCTGGCGCACCTGACGGTCGGCGGCCCGGCAGACCTGGACGGTCGCCCATTCCTGGGTCGCGGAGCCCGCGCGCCCCGCGCTAGGTGGTTCTCGACCCGCGCCACCGTGACGCCGCGAAGCGGTTGACCGGCCGGGGCGGCGTCATCGAGAACGCCGCGTCGACCATGCGCCTCGCCTCGTCCGGGTAGCGCCGGATCAGAACCGAGAGCTGCGACAGGTCTGCGATCCAAGAGAGTCCGGGCTCGGGTGGGGCCCCGTGACCACGTCTAGCAGGCTGCGATTCGGATGGCTGGAGTCGCCGCCCGTCGAGCTGGAGTCCGCTGGAGCCGGACATAAGGGGTCGCGTATGGAAGAGCCGCCGAACACGCCACAGGCGATCTGGGGGCGCGAGCTGAAGCACTACCGGAACCGCGCCGGGCTCACGCAGGCAGAGTTGGCGGCACGCCTCTACTGCTCGGACTCGCTCATCAGCTCAATAGAGACCGGGCAGGTCCCGGCGATGCCTGACTTCGCCGAGGCGGCCGATCGGGAACTCAGCACCGATGGCGTGTTGGTCCGTACGCTCGACTTTCGGAAGAACGAGCCCGCCTACCCGACGTGGTTCACGGCCCTAGGCGGGGTGGTCAGCACGCGCACGGACGACATCGCCACGGTCACTGCGTCTTGGGAGTCGATCAGTCGCGCGGCCCTACCTGAGGACATGTCCCGAGGCTTGATCCTCAAGACAGCAGAGGAGCTATGGGAACACCACAGCTAGACGACCTCGAATGGCGCAAGGCGAGTCCGAGCAACGACACAGGCTCGGCTTGCGTCGAGATCGCGGTCCTCGACTCGGACCGCGACTGACAGAGCCCGATCCGACGGGTGGCCCGCACCGCAGCCGGTGAGGGCCACCCCGGGGACCTACTTGTAGCTCAGCCAGGTGCCGATCGGCCTGCGCTGACCGACGGCGGGGCGGTTGTAGTCACAGACACCCGTGCGGAACGTCGACCGCAGCTGCTTCTGCTCCTCGGCCGTGAACGTGACCGGGTAGTCGCGGAAGTTCAGCGGCTTCAGCGCGCACTTCATGGCGTCCATCGACAGGCTCTCCCCGGCCGCCATGCGGGTGTTGGCGGCCACGGGGTACTTCGCCCCGCACTGCCCGCCGGCCGGGTAGGTGAGGGGTTCGCGAATGCGCTCGGTCGCCGACAGGTAGCAGCCGTCGCCCAGGTCGGACGGGCGGTCGGCGACGACCTTGTGCCGCAGGTCGCGGCCCGAGTGGTCGGCGTCGATCGCGGTCAGCCAGCGTTCCATGGCGCCGAACTCGTACACCGCCGCGGCGGTCGCCTCGGCGGTGGTCGGGTCGCTCTCGATGATGACCTGGTTGGCCGCGGTGCCGCTCGCGTGCAGCAGCCGCTGCCGCATCACGAACGACCACTCCGTCGTGTGGATGTCGTTGCCCGGCCCGGCGAAGTCCAGGTCCGTGCGCTGGTCGATGATCGGGGTCTGCCGCAGGCCCTGCGACGCCGCGTTGACGAGGTCGTCGGCGTACACCGTGTTCAGTGCCTTCGGGTCCGCGGCGAGGCGCTGTGCCACCGGCTTACCGGTGTAGTCCAGGCCGCCGATGGCGGTGTTGAGCGCGGTGAACTCGGCCGGTGTGATCGCCTTCGCCTTCAGCGCCGCCAGTCCGTACTGGACGCCGACGTTGTCCAGCGGGCTGCGGACGAACCCGGTACGCGGGTCGCGGCCGAGCTGGTTGACGAACTGCTCGTTGGAGTTGCACTTGACGCCGCCCGGGTTGGTGACCGGGTCCCAGCGCGCGGACACCGGGATCGCCGCGTTGCAGCTGTCCGTGGCCGTGGACCGGCTGGCGAAGGTCTGGTCCCAGGACACGCAGGTCGTGTAGTCGTTGAACCCGGCGATGGCCTTCTTCTGCGCGTCGGTGAACGCGGTGCCGGGACCGGCGAAGAAACGGTCCAGCAGCCGGCAGTCCGAGACCGGGCCGGCCGTGCTCAGCGGGTCGGGGAAGGACACGCCGGGGATGATGCCGTCCACGATGCCCGGGTAGTTCTCGGCGATGTCGTACTGCTGGATGGCACCGCCGGAGCCGCCCCAGCCGATCGTGTGGGCGACCGGGCCGTACGTCTCGACGAAGTGCTCCTTGACCATCATCGCCGCCTCGGCCGAGATGATCGGGCTGCAGTTGTTGTCCAGCACGTTGAGGGTGGAGGAGGCGACCGCGTAGCCCTGACCCAGGAACAGGTCGTTCAGCACGCCGCCGGTCCCGCTGCCCTGGTGGTAGCCGGCGTTGCAGCCTCCGCCGAAGGTGTAGACGAGCCGGTCGTTCCAGCTCCTGTCCGGGGCGACCGGGGAGGGCGCGGCGCCGTCGTACAGGGCCGCGATCTCATAGACCGCGCGGTCGATCGTGCCGCGCTCGACCCGCACGATGTAGGGCACCTTGGCGCCGTTCACCGTCGCGGTGGCCAGGTCCGCGGGGCGGCTGGACGGGTCGGCCAGCGGCGCGTACGCGCCCGCCGTCGTGCGGTACTGGTAGCTCACCTGGGTGGGCGCGGAGCAGAACGGCTGCGACGCCGCCGGCAGCCCGAACGCCTGGGTCTCGCAGTAGAACGGAAGCTGCTGGCGGCCGGAGAGCACCGGCCCGGTGATGGGGTGGTTCGTGACGCGCAGGGAGGCGTGGTCGCCGGACTGGCGGGCCTCCAGCGTGTTGGCGCCCTCCCGCAGGCCGCCCACCACCCCGAGGAGGCTGCCGTCGGACTGCCGGCGCAGGCCCGAGGTCACGTCGTGCCCGTTCGCGCTGACGGTCGTCGGCCGCGAGCCCGCCGGGACGACGCGGATCAGCACCTGGCCGCCGCTGACGAACTGCGGCCGGGGGTTCGAGACGGACTCGATGGTCAACCGCGAATGCGATGCCGACCCGTACGCCGCCGTCGCCGGCAGCAGGGGCACCGCCGTCGCCAGTGCGATACAGGCGATGGCCGAACGCCATCTTCGATCTGCCACTAGCCGCTCCGCTCACTCATGGCACCGCGCCCGCGGTGCCGGAACCGGTAACACCGCCCGCGGAGGCTGCGGGCGGGCGTCTACCCCCGGATCAGGACCGCCGGTTGCCGAGGACCAGAGTGGCGGCCGACATGAACATCCCGCCGTTGCCGAGCACCACGCCGACCTCGACGTCCGGCACCTGCGCGGCCGCCTCGCCGCGCAGCTGGCGGATCGACTCCTGCATCGCGAACATGCCGTACATGCCGGTGTGGGTGTATGACAGGCCGCCGCCGTTGGTGTTCATCGGCAGCCGTCCGCCCGGCGAGGTGTGGCCCTCCTCGATGAACGCGCCGGCCTCGCCGCGCCCGACGAAGCCCATGTCCTCCAGCCCGTAGATGGGGACGTGGGCGAACGCGTCGTAGATCATCAGGTGGTCGACGTCGGCATGGGTGATCTTTGCGTCGGCGAACGCGGCCTGGCTGGAGAGCCGGAACGACCGCGACGTGGTGAAGTCCTCCATCTGCGAGATGATGGGAGACTCCGCCGACTCGCCGGATCCCAGCACGTACACCGGTGGCTTGCGGGTGCCGAGTGCCTCGGCACGCTCGCGCGAGGTCACGACCAGCGCCCCGCCGCCGTCGGTGACCAGGCAGCATTCGAGCAGGTGGAACGGATAGGCGACGAGCCGCGAGGCGAGCACGTCCTCGACCGTGACCAGGTCGCGCATTGCCGCGCGTGGGTTGCGGCTGGACCATCTGCGCTGGGCGACCGCCACCGAGGCGAGCTGCTCGTGGGTGAGGCCGGTCTCCTTCATGTACCGCAGTGCCGTGACCGTGAACGTGGTCGCCGGACCCATGGTCCCGTACGGCAGCTCGAACTGGCCCGGCAGAGAGTCCCGTCCGAACGCGCGCGGCGGAGCGCCGACCCGCGACCGGCCCGACTCGCCGTGCGTGATCAGCACCGTGTGGCACAGCCCGGCCCTGATCGCCGCCAGCGCGTGCCGTACGTGGAACAGGAAGGACGTGCCGCCGACCGACGTGCCGTCCAGCCAGGCCGGGGTGATGCCGAGGGCGTGCGCGACCTGTACCGGGCCGGGCGTGCCGACCGTCGCGACCCCGTCGACGTCGTCCTTGGTCAGGCCCGCGTCGGCGAGCGCGTTGCATGCGCCCTCCAGGTGGAGCTCGAACACCGAACGGTCCGGCAGCCGCCCGATCTCGTCGGTCTCGGCCGCGCCGACGATGACGATGTCCGTGCTCATCGCTCGCCCCCAGTGGCCGGCGCGGCGGCCGGCGCGAAGAGCGGCACGTGGACGTCGCCGCGCGGCTCGAAGACCACGCGTAGCGGCATGTCCAGCTCGAGGTTCTCCGGCGTGATCTCGATGCCTACGATGTTCGTCATCATCCGTACGCCCTCTTCGAGCTCGACCACGGCGATCGCGTACGGGCCGTCCTCCGCGAAGCCCGGCGCGGGGCGGTGGCTGATGACGTAGGAGTAGAGGGTGGCCCGCCCGCTGACCGTGACCCACTCGACGTCGGAGGTGCCGCAGTGCGGGCAGACCGGACGCGGATAGAAGTAGTGCCGCAGGCAGGCGAGGCAGCGCTGGACGCGCAGCTCTCCGGCGGCGGCGCCGTCCCAGAACGGCCGCGTCTCGGGGGTCGGCTTCGGAATGGCCTTGGGGACCGCCGCGGGCTGGTCGGTGGGCATCGTCGCCCCTTCTGTGGAGCTTTGGCACCCCCTTGGATGCGACGAGCATTCTAGAATGGTTTTCTAAAAGTGTGCCAGCCCCGAGGCACGTCCGGTTCGGACACACCCCGGGGCGGCCGGGTCAGGCGGTCTGCTCCCGGGTGTTCGTCCCGGACGCCGGGGCGCCCAGGTCGCGTTCGATCTCCTCCAGCGTGCGGTTCTTCGTCTCCGGCACCTTGGTGAGGAAGAAGACGATGCCCACGACGCCCATCACGGCGTACAGGCTGAACGTCCACGCCTTGCCGATGCCGTCGACGAGCTGCAGGAAGTAGTACGACACGAAGAAGTTGGCGCCCCAGTTGAACACGCTGCACACGGCCATCGCCGAGCCACGGACGCCCAGCGGGAAGATCTCGGAGATCATCAGCCAGAACCCCGGGCCGAGCCCGATGGCGAAGGACGCGATGAACAGCACCAGCGCGACCAGCGCCACCCAGGGCGCCGAGTCCTTCCAGTCGAAGGCGAAGAACGCGGCGAGCGTCAGGAGCGCGACGGTGAGCCCGATGGTGCCGGCGATGAGCAGCGCGCGGCGGCCGACCAGGTCCAGGAGCAGCACGGCGATGATCGTGAACACGACGTTGGTGATGCCGACCGACAGCGCCTGCGCGATCGCGTCGTTGGCGTGCAGGCCGGTGTAGGTGAGGATCGTCGGTGAGAAGTACACGACGGTGTTCACCCCGACCACCTGCTGGATGACGGCCAGGCCGATCCCGATGACGAGCATCGGCCGCAGGGAGGGCCGGAGCAGCGCCCGCAGTCCCGAGCTCCGCTCCTCCGCCAGCACCGACTCGATCTCGGAGAGTTCCTCCTCGACGTCCTCGCCCCTGCGCGTACGCCGCAGCACCTCGCGCGCCTCGTCACGGCGGCCCTTCTGCATCAGCCAGCGCGGCGAGTAGGGCACGAAGAGCATGCCGATCACCAGGAACACGCCCGGCAGGGCGCCGATGCCGAGCATCCAGCGCCAGTTCGAGCCGACGTTGCGGAGCGCGAAGTCGATGAGGTACGCGACGAGGATGCCCACCGTCACCATCAGCTGGTTGTACGAGACGGTGCCGCCGCGGATCTTCGGCGGCGTGTGCTCGGCGATGTAGAGCGGCACCACCGCCGAGGCCGCGCCGACGGCCAGGCCCAGGACCATCCGTGCCGCGACCAGCTGGCCCGACGACTGGGCGAACGCCGCCGCGAGGGCCGCCGCGACGTACACGATGCCGGAGATCAGCAGCGTCCATCTCCTGCTGATCAGGTCCGCCAGGCGCCCTCCGGCGAGCGCGCCGACGACGGCGCCGACGAGCAGCCCGGCGACGATCCAGGACTGGGCGAGATCACCCGCGTGCAGGTCCTTCTTGATGTAGAGCAGAGCACCGGAGATGACACCGGTGTCGTAGCCGAACAGCAGCCCGCCGAGGGCGGCCAGGAGGGAGATCTTCAACACGAAGGGGTTGCGCGAGGCCTCGCGCAGGTAACTCGGCATGCCGTGTGCTCCTCTCGACGACGTCGGGGCTCGATGCCGTCTGTGACACGGCCGTCGCGAGCCGCGATGTCCGCGTCGAACAACGCGCCTACCCGCTTTGGGGCCCTTCATGTACGGCCCCGGCGTACCGCGCATAAGCCACGAACGACGCGCGCCCCCGTGCCGCAGGGGGCCGTTGCGCCGGGCCGGTCAAGAGGCGTGAGGGCCGGGGGAGCGGGCGTGGTGGATCTCCCGCGCGGCGGGCGAACGAGCGGCGGTCAGGCAATGAGGGTCTAGCGCCAGATCCTGATGAGCTCCGAGGCCAAGGCCGGGAGGTCCGGTGCGACGATGTTGGGCTGCGGCAGGGAGCGGACCGGCAGCGGGGCGTTGCCGGGCCGGGTGACCAGTCCCGCGGTGTAGCCGTTGCTCTGGGCCCCCACCGTGTCCCACACGTGTGCCGCGACCATGAAGCACGAGAACGCCGGTACGCCCAGGTCCTGGGCCACCATGTGGTAGACCTGCGGCGCGGGCTTGTAGGCGCGGACGGTGTCGATGGTGAACTGCCGCTCGAAGAAGGACGCGATACCCGCATGCTCCAGCGGGCTCTTGCCCTTCGGGTTGGGCGGGGAGTTCGTCAGCGTCACCAGGCGGAAGCCCGCGTCCTTCAGCTGCCGCAGGCCCGGCTCGACGTCGGGATGCGCGGGCATCGTCAGCATTCCCGTCCTGAGCTCCTCGACGTCGGACGGCTTGACCTCCACTCCGTGGATGTCGCCGACCATCTGGAGCAGCCCCTGGCCCAGGGTGAAGTACTCCTCGTAGAGGCCGGACAGAGTGATCGTCATGGAGTACATGATCAGGTGGCCCAGCCACTCGCGCAGCACGCGCCTGTCGCCGAAGACCCTCTCGAACAGGGGCCCCAGCGACTCGAAATCGATCAGCGTCTCGTTGACGTCGAATACGAGCACCGAAGGTTCTTCGCCGATCCACTGCGCCTTGTCGTCGGCCATGTCCCTGTCACTCCAGTCCCCCGGACACCAGATCTTCTGGATCTACCCTGGCGTCCGTACCGGCACCCCTCAGGACCAGTCAGGATGTGCCATGTTCCCCTGCGAGGGAGAGATCCGCTGTTCGTGCCGGTCCGAGACACGTATCGCCCAGATGCTCGGGAGCGCCGTGGCGCCGCGGGCGACCGCGATCCAGGTGCCGTCCGGTGACCAGGTGGCGTCCATGTCGCGGGTGCTGTCGGAGGTCAGCTGACGCGCCGTGCCCTTGCCGTCGGCGGTGGTGATCCAGATGTGCCGGGTGTCCTTGGTGGGCTGGTCGGTGTAGGCCATCTGCTTGCAGTCGGGGGAGAAGGACGGGTCGTTGACGTCGTGGTCCACGTGCGTCACCTGGACACGGCCCTTGCCGGGCGTGGCCGCGTCGACCGTGAAGATCGTCTGGAGGCCGCCGGTCCTCCTGCTCCAGAACGCCACCCGGCTCCCGCACCAGGCGGGGTCGTCCTTGAACGCATCGTCGGTCGTGAGCCGCAGCGTCGAATGCGGGGCGGCGACGTCGACCACGTCGATCTGGCGTCCCGTGCCGGCCTTGGCGACGAACGCGATCTTCTTCCCGTCCGGTGACCAGGCGACCCGGCTCCGGCCGGACATCTGGTTGGTCACCATGGCGGCCCCGGAACCGTCGGCGTTCATGACCCACAGCTCGTTGACGGCGAGGCCGGTGGACCGGGTGAAGGCGATCTTCTTTCTGTCCGGTGACCACCGGGGCAGGATGTCGCAGGTGTCATTCCTCGCGAGTACGTAGCTCGCCTTGGCCGTCGTGGGGACCAGCTTCCCGATGCTGCCGTAGCACTTGTCCGGCCAGCCGGGCTGCCGGTCGATGCGCACCACCAGCGGGTCGTCCGGCAGGGGAGCCGGGCCCGCCGCCGTCGTGGTCCCGCTCGGCTTCTTGTCGTCCGGGCGGAAGGCCAGCCAGCCGGTCACCGCGCCGGCCGCGAGGACGACCACCACCGCACCGGCCAGCACCGCCCGGCGTCCGCCTCGGCCCTGACCCGGCCGGCCGGAGGGCTCGGGAGGCCGTCCCGTGGGCGGACGCGTGCCGGGGCCGGACGGCCGGGTCGGTGACTCGAGCGGAGAACCCGCCGCCACGGTCGCGGGAGCCGAGCCGAACGCCCCGGCGCCACGAGGGACCGGCCCGCCGCCGTACGCGGTCGGGGGCCCGGCGTCATGAGAGGTGGGCGGCCGGTCGCCGTACGCCGTCGGAGGCCCGGACTCGAGGGGGGTGCCGTACGCCGTCGGAGGCCCGGAACCGCGCGCCGCGTCCGGCGGTGAGCCCGCCGGAGGACCGGCAGGGGGAGGACCGGCGGGCGAGGGCGCCTCCCGCGTCGACTCGCCCATCACGCGCGTGGCACCGCGCGGCGCCAGCGGGACCGGCGACTGCCACGCGGTCAGCGTGCCCAGTACCGCCGCCTCGCTGCTCTCACCGCCGACCATCGTCAGCAGCAGGTCCCTGGCGGTGGGACGGTTGCGCGGTTCCTTGTCCAGCGCGGCCCGCACCAGCCGGTCCAGCGGGCTGGGCAGCTCTCCCACCTGGGGGTCGCCGTGCAGCAGCCGGGCCGACATCACCGAGAAGTCGCCCGTGCCGAAGGGGTTGATCCCGTTCTGGGCGAACGCGACGAGGCAGCCCCAGGAGAAGATGTCGGCCGCCGTCGTCACCTGCTGCTGCAGGATCCGCTCGGGCGCCATCCAGCCGGGGCTGCCGACGAGCTGGCCGGTCATCGTGAGACCGGACGCGACGTCCAGCGCACGTGCGATGCCGAAGTCGATGACGCGGGGCCCGGAGTAGGACAGCATCACGTTCGCGGGCTTGAGATCACGGTGGATCAGCCCCGCGGCGTGGATGGCGACCAGGGCGGCGGCCACGCCGACCGCCACGCCCTGGAGCATGCCGGGCGACAGCTCGCCGTGCTCCTTGACGTAGTCCTTCAGCGAGACGCCGTCGATGTATTCGGTCACCATGTAGGCGCGATCGGCGGACTCGCCGTGGTCGAGCACCTGCGCGGTGCAGAACGACGCCACCCGCTGGGCGTTGGTCACCTCTTCACGGAAGCGCGCCACGAATCCCGGGTCGTGGGCGAGCTCCGGGCGTACGACCTTGATCGCGACCTGGCGGCCGTCGGGGCCGCGCCCGAGATAGACGGCCCCCATGCCGCCCTCGCCGATCCGCCCCAGGATCGTGTAGGACCCGACTCTCTCGGGGTCGTCGGGCCGGAGCGGCCGCCCTGTACCCGTACGTCGCTGACTCTCCACCCGAAGCCCCGCCCTCTTCACGCTGGCTTATGACCGTACCTCGCAAAGCACCCGCCCAACATGCCGGAAATCCCGGAACCGCCTTGTTGGGCCGGTACCTTTTCGACGCTCGGAGCAGGCCGAATGATCGGGTGACTTTCGCCGAGCCGAACGGCGGGCACGCCCTGACATCTCCTTCGGGGCAGGGTCAACGCGCGATGGGGGCGCGGAGCTGCGGTTCCACGCGTCAGGGGCGGGCGCCGGTCAGGCCGGGACGCGGTGTACGCCGCGTCTTCACCGTCCTCGGCCGCGGTTTCGGGTTCGGCTGGAAGGCGGCCCGTACGCGTCCGGATCCGGCCCGGCCTCCGGTGGCGCCGTGACCTGCGGGACGCTTCCGTCAACGGCGCCGTTCCGGGCGAGACG
It encodes:
- a CDS encoding acetate--CoA ligase family protein, which translates into the protein MTPAPGVRALFNPASIAMVGATDKSGWSVNTLANLDRHGFDGPVYLVNPRTETVHGRRAYRSLSDLPGPVDLAYVMVPTAVVLDVLEEGARLGIRNYVVLTAGFGETGPEGRELEGELADCCRANGLTVLGPNGNGFINAATSVTPYGLPIPPPLLSGSVGVVLQSGALASSVLAFSQARGIGLSLLTSMGNEAVVSVTDVIDHLVDDPATKVIALFLESVRRPGEFARAARRALEAGKPIVALKIGRSGLASRTAQAHTGALVGDDAVIDAAFGRLGVVRVRSLEDLIITAGLLASSGPLPGPRLGVVTPSGGASEIIADRAQDEGLELPPFAEETVARLTEIMPEFGSAANPLDVTGYVVVDRTLLGRALRIVAEDPGIDVVMLLSDLPRIEPPDPEPVFRLYETSTRLIGESPRPVVIVANVLTDVGAFARTLQERTGYPHVVGGIEHGMSAIGAAVRWSRARAQVSPRPVPVAPVVTGEGTAVTGTGTWAEHLAAAFLADHGVPVVPSELVPDEAAAVAAADGFGYPVVLKAAAEGLGHKSDVGGVRLGLTSAEDVRRAYREIRAAAGGIGALVQPQRHGGVELLVGIVRDPNWGLVLAVGLGGVWVEVLKDSALRLLPVGAAEVREALGELRGAGLLQGARGTEPADLDAVAETVARVCALADGLGDDLESLEINPLLVRGSRIEALDALITWRT
- a CDS encoding helix-turn-helix domain-containing protein; translated protein: MEEPPNTPQAIWGRELKHYRNRAGLTQAELAARLYCSDSLISSIETGQVPAMPDFAEAADRELSTDGVLVRTLDFRKNEPAYPTWFTALGGVVSTRTDDIATVTASWESISRAALPEDMSRGLILKTAEELWEHHS
- a CDS encoding DUF397 domain-containing protein produces the protein MGTPQLDDLEWRKASPSNDTGSACVEIAVLDSDRD
- a CDS encoding DUF6351 family protein; the encoded protein is MADRRWRSAIACIALATAVPLLPATAAYGSASHSRLTIESVSNPRPQFVSGGQVLIRVVPAGSRPTTVSANGHDVTSGLRRQSDGSLLGVVGGLREGANTLEARQSGDHASLRVTNHPITGPVLSGRQQLPFYCETQAFGLPAASQPFCSAPTQVSYQYRTTAGAYAPLADPSSRPADLATATVNGAKVPYIVRVERGTIDRAVYEIAALYDGAAPSPVAPDRSWNDRLVYTFGGGCNAGYHQGSGTGGVLNDLFLGQGYAVASSTLNVLDNNCSPIISAEAAMMVKEHFVETYGPVAHTIGWGGSGGAIQQYDIAENYPGIVDGIIPGVSFPDPLSTAGPVSDCRLLDRFFAGPGTAFTDAQKKAIAGFNDYTTCVSWDQTFASRSTATDSCNAAIPVSARWDPVTNPGGVKCNSNEQFVNQLGRDPRTGFVRSPLDNVGVQYGLAALKAKAITPAEFTALNTAIGGLDYTGKPVAQRLAADPKALNTVYADDLVNAASQGLRQTPIIDQRTDLDFAGPGNDIHTTEWSFVMRQRLLHASGTAANQVIIESDPTTAEATAAAVYEFGAMERWLTAIDADHSGRDLRHKVVADRPSDLGDGCYLSATERIREPLTYPAGGQCGAKYPVAANTRMAAGESLSMDAMKCALKPLNFRDYPVTFTAEEQKQLRSTFRTGVCDYNRPAVGQRRPIGTWLSYK
- a CDS encoding thiolase C-terminal domain-containing protein, coding for MSTDIVIVGAAETDEIGRLPDRSVFELHLEGACNALADAGLTKDDVDGVATVGTPGPVQVAHALGITPAWLDGTSVGGTSFLFHVRHALAAIRAGLCHTVLITHGESGRSRVGAPPRAFGRDSLPGQFELPYGTMGPATTFTVTALRYMKETGLTHEQLASVAVAQRRWSSRNPRAAMRDLVTVEDVLASRLVAYPFHLLECCLVTDGGGALVVTSRERAEALGTRKPPVYVLGSGESAESPIISQMEDFTTSRSFRLSSQAAFADAKITHADVDHLMIYDAFAHVPIYGLEDMGFVGRGEAGAFIEEGHTSPGGRLPMNTNGGGLSYTHTGMYGMFAMQESIRQLRGEAAAQVPDVEVGVVLGNGGMFMSAATLVLGNRRS
- a CDS encoding Zn-ribbon domain-containing OB-fold protein — encoded protein: MPTDQPAAVPKAIPKPTPETRPFWDGAAAGELRVQRCLACLRHYFYPRPVCPHCGTSDVEWVTVSGRATLYSYVISHRPAPGFAEDGPYAIAVVELEEGVRMMTNIVGIEITPENLELDMPLRVVFEPRGDVHVPLFAPAAAPATGGER
- a CDS encoding sugar porter family MFS transporter; its protein translation is MPSYLREASRNPFVLKISLLAALGGLLFGYDTGVISGALLYIKKDLHAGDLAQSWIVAGLLVGAVVGALAGGRLADLISRRWTLLISGIVYVAAALAAAFAQSSGQLVAARMVLGLAVGAASAVVPLYIAEHTPPKIRGGTVSYNQLMVTVGILVAYLIDFALRNVGSNWRWMLGIGALPGVFLVIGMLFVPYSPRWLMQKGRRDEAREVLRRTRRGEDVEEELSEIESVLAEERSSGLRALLRPSLRPMLVIGIGLAVIQQVVGVNTVVYFSPTILTYTGLHANDAIAQALSVGITNVVFTIIAVLLLDLVGRRALLIAGTIGLTVALLTLAAFFAFDWKDSAPWVALVALVLFIASFAIGLGPGFWLMISEIFPLGVRGSAMAVCSVFNWGANFFVSYYFLQLVDGIGKAWTFSLYAVMGVVGIVFFLTKVPETKNRTLEEIERDLGAPASGTNTREQTA
- a CDS encoding haloacid dehalogenase type II, with the translated sequence MADDKAQWIGEEPSVLVFDVNETLIDFESLGPLFERVFGDRRVLREWLGHLIMYSMTITLSGLYEEYFTLGQGLLQMVGDIHGVEVKPSDVEELRTGMLTMPAHPDVEPGLRQLKDAGFRLVTLTNSPPNPKGKSPLEHAGIASFFERQFTIDTVRAYKPAPQVYHMVAQDLGVPAFSCFMVAAHVWDTVGAQSNGYTAGLVTRPGNAPLPVRSLPQPNIVAPDLPALASELIRIWR